The Gemmatimonadales bacterium nucleotide sequence TCTTCGTGCTCCCCTCGCTCTATGAAGGCTTGCCCATCTCGGCGTTGGAGGCGATGGCGGCGGAGCGACCGATCGTGGCCACGGCGATCGGCGGCACCGACGAGGCCATCACGTCGGAGCAGACAGGGCTGCTGGTCCCCCCACGCGATCCCGCTGCCCTCGCGACGGCTATTCGCCGGCTGCGCGGCGACCCTGTGCTCGCGCGGCGGCTCGCCGCGGCGGGGCGGGCTCGGGTTGAGCGCGAATTCTCCTCCCAAATGACCGCGCGCCAGGTCATGCGAATCTATGACGAGGTGCTGGCCGGGGCCGGGCGACAGTGATGCCCGTCCCGGCTGAGACGCCCGAGCAGGAGCGAAACGCGCGGCTCCGCCGGGCGGACTGGCGATTCCTCCTGCCCTCGCCGCGTCCTCACCGGGCGCTATGCCGCGCGCGGGGTGCGTTGGCCGCCGCCGTGGCGAGTATCGCGGATGAGGTAGTCTCGGAAGGGCAGCCCCGGGATTGCGATCTCGCAGTAGCCGAGGACCCCGATGCCAGAACTCTGGCCGAGCTACGCGAAGCGCTCCGGCCTGGCGGCTCGTGTTATACGGAATGGCATTCGCGGCTGGGCGGTACGGACCGGATCGCAGGCGCGCTCCGCGCCGCGGGGTTCGAAGAGGTGGCGTGCTACCGGCAGTGGCCGGCCTCCTCCGTGCTGCCGGTCTACTGGATGCCGGTCGGGGCGCGTGGCCCCGCCGCCTATGTACGCTCCAGGCGGCGCCTGCGCGGCGGGCGGGTGCGGCGGCTCATCGCGGAGGCCCGCCAGCGAGCCCACGACCTCCTCCGCGGTCGGTTTGGAAGTCCCGTCTGTGCGATCGCGCGATGCCCGGGGCCTCCCTGCTCGGGAGGGCACGGCCCCGCGGCGTGGCTCCGGGATGGCTGGCCGGAATGGGGCCTCGGCTCCGCGCCCGACCGGTTGTCGACTCTGCTGGTGACCGGTGGACCGCGGAGCGTCAGCAAGGTGGTCCTGCTGGCATTCGCCGAGCCGAGCCCGGTCCCGCTGGTCGCGGTGAAGGCGCCTAGGGTGGACGAGGCCGCGGCCGGCGTCCTCCAGGAGGGCGCCGCGTTGGCGAGTCTGGCCGCTGGCCGGCCCGTGCCCGGGGTGCCCCGAGTCCTCTTCCGCCGGGAGGTCGACGGCGTGCCCCTGGTTGGGGAGACCGCGCTGGCCGGCCGGCCGCTCGAGAGCCTGCTCTCACCCCGGAGCTTCGGCGGCTGGTCGATGAAGGTCACCGATTGGCTCGGCGCGCTCGCCGCCGGCCGGCCTGCGCGGTCACCGGGCGAGTGGCGTGAGGCGATCGTCGAGCCGGTGCTGTCCCGGTTCGTGGAAAATTTCGAAGGGGTGGTGGACCGGGGACTCCTGCGGGAGGGAGCGACCATCGTGCGCGGCATCGGGGCGCTCCCCGTGGTTCCGGAGCAGCGCGACTTCGGGCCGTGGAACGTGCTCGTCACTCCGGGTGGCGAGATCGCGGTGCTGGACTGGGAGTCGGCCGACGTGGAGGGATTGCCGGCGCTGGATCTGCTCTATTACCTGGCGTACGCATCGTTCAGCGTCGACCGCGCGCGGAACCGCGAGAGCCGGCTGGCTTCGTTTGATCGGTCTCTCGATCCCTCGACGCAGACCGGCGCGGTCCGCCGTGACTCCCTCGCGCGATACTTCGAGGCCACCGGTTTCGACCCCGCGCAGCTTGCGCCGCTCCGCGCGCTGGTATGGCTGATCCACGCACAGTCGGATGTTCGCCACGCGGCGGCCGACGCCGGCGGGACACCACCCGCCGCCCTCCTCGCCCGGAGCCTGTTCCTCGCTCTCTGGACCGCGGAGGTGCGCCAGATCTCACGCGGCGGTCCCGATCTCAGTCGGAGTCCAGCAGCTCCAGCCGGCAGGTGACCAGCCCGTCGTCGCTCGGCGTGCGCCCCAGGCCAGGCGATTGCTGGGCCACCACCTCGAGATCGAACCCCGGTCGCACGTGGTCGTGAATGACGCCGAGCGGCCCCGCCAGCCAGAATCCCATCCCGTACACCCCGGGGTTGAGATGCAGCTCCGGAATCCGGAGTGCCAGCCGGTGCTCGCCTGGCTCCAGCCGAAAGGTGTGTCCCAGCGTGATCGTGTCGGCGTTGACGAGCTTCGTCCCATGCACCTCGGAGAGTGTCACGGCCAGGCTCGCGATGGTGCACGGGGCCACGGTCTCAATGGCCAGACCGATCGTGAGCGGCCCATCCGGATAGGGCTGGCCGCCCGCGGCCTCGAGGTCACTCCGATAGCGCGCCCGGACCACCCGCGCCACGCCGCTCCCCCGGCGCTCCACCCCGGACAGGTCGATCCAGGCGCCTGCGGAGGACGGGGCATCGGCCCGCGCGAGATACTGCGCCACGATGTCCGCCGTCGGGCCCATGGCGACAGCGCGTCCCCGCTCCAGTAGGACGGCCCGGTCGCAGAGTCGCTGCACCGCGTCCATATTGTGGCTCACGAAGAGGACCGTCCGACCGTCGCCCCGCGAGACGTCCTGCATTCTCCCGAGGCATTTCTTCTGGAACTCGGCGTCGCCCACCGCGAGCACCTCGTCCACGATCAGCACCTCGGGCTCGAGATGGGCGGCCACGGCGAAGGCGAGCCGCACCTGCATGCCGCTGGAGTAGCGTTTCACGGGGGTGTCGAGGAACGGCCCGATGTCGGCAAACGCCACGATCTGCTCGAATTTCCGCTCGATCTCCGCCTTCCGCATGCCCAGAATGGCGCCGCTCATGTAGACGTTCTCGCGCCCGGTGAGCTCGGAGTGGAAGCCGGTGCCCGCCTCGAGGAGCGACCCGACCCGCCCCTCGATCTTGGCCCAGCCCTCGGTCGGCGCGACGATGCGCGAGAGGATCTTGAGCAGCGTGCTCTTGCCCGCGCCGTTCCCGCCGATGATGGCCATGACCTCGCCGCGCTGGACCTCGAGCGAGACGTCGCGCAGGGCCCACACGGTACGGCCCTTCGGCCCCGCACCTGACATCGCGCCGCGGCGGAATGGCGCGCGTGCCAGGTCCGCCAAGTCCTCCCGCAGCGTCCGCGATCCCCGCACGGTCCCGATGTGGTACTCCTTGCCCAGGCCCTCGACCCGGATCGCCGCGCGGCACACGGCTACACCAGCTCGCTGGCGCCGGCCATCAGACCACGTCCGCGAACGAGCGTTCCATTCGCCGGAAGAAGTAGAGCCCGCCCAAGAACAGGACGACCACGGCCGCGACCGAGGCCGCAAACCCGGTGCCAAGCCCGGGTGCCGCGGGTGCGATCATCCAGCGGAAGCCGTCCACCACGCCCGCCATGGGATTGAGCCCATAGAGCGGTCGCCAGCGCTCGGGGACCAGGCTGCTGGAGTAGGCCACCGGCGTGGCGAAGAGCCAGATCTGCACCAGGAAGGGGATCGCGTAGCGGACGTCGCGGTAGCGCACGTTGAGCGCGGCGAGCCAGATGCCGGGGGCGATCGCGCTGGCCACCGCGAGTAGCACGAACCCGGGCGCCGCGAGCAGCCGAATGGAAAGTGGGATGCCGTACCAGGTCAGGACGAGAAGCAGGAGGAGGAACGCGATCGCCAGGTCGGCCAGCCCGGCGATCACCGCCGCGAGCGGGAGCAGCAGCCGGGGGAAGTACACCTTGGTCAGCAGCTGCTGCTGATCCACCAGGCTGTTGCCGGCCTGGGTGAG carries:
- a CDS encoding ABC transporter permease; this translates as MPPPAAAPVITIRPPKGWAPLEIEEFLAAHELLYFLVLRNLKLRYKQTALGAAWALLQPLLTMVVFAVIFGRLARLGSDGLPYPLFALLALVPWTYFANALTQAGNSLVDQQQLLTKVYFPRLLLPLAAVIAGLADLAIAFLLLLLVLTWYGIPLSIRLLAAPGFVLLAVASAIAPGIWLAALNVRYRDVRYAIPFLVQIWLFATPVAYSSSLVPERWRPLYGLNPMAGVVDGFRWMIAPAAPGLGTGFAASVAAVVVLFLGGLYFFRRMERSFADVV
- a CDS encoding polysaccharide ABC transporter ATP-binding protein encodes the protein MCRAAIRVEGLGKEYHIGTVRGSRTLREDLADLARAPFRRGAMSGAGPKGRTVWALRDVSLEVQRGEVMAIIGGNGAGKSTLLKILSRIVAPTEGWAKIEGRVGSLLEAGTGFHSELTGRENVYMSGAILGMRKAEIERKFEQIVAFADIGPFLDTPVKRYSSGMQVRLAFAVAAHLEPEVLIVDEVLAVGDAEFQKKCLGRMQDVSRGDGRTVLFVSHNMDAVQRLCDRAVLLERGRAVAMGPTADIVAQYLARADAPSSAGAWIDLSGVERRGSGVARVVRARYRSDLEAAGGQPYPDGPLTIGLAIETVAPCTIASLAVTLSEVHGTKLVNADTITLGHTFRLEPGEHRLALRIPELHLNPGVYGMGFWLAGPLGVIHDHVRPGFDLEVVAQQSPGLGRTPSDDGLVTCRLELLDSD